Proteins from a single region of Equus asinus isolate D_3611 breed Donkey chromosome 17, EquAss-T2T_v2, whole genome shotgun sequence:
- the LOC123278154 gene encoding olfactory receptor 5D13-like has product MLTCLLQNLLLVSLNQLSYFVHRNQENQSAEVTFILLGFSEYPGLQVPLFLLFLTIYTVTVLGNLGMIVIIKINPKLHTPMYFFLSYLSFVDFWYSTVVTPKLLENLVVEDKTISFTGCIMQFFFACIFVVTETFMLVVMAYDRFVAVCNPLLYTVVMSQKLCSLLVAAPYLWGTVCSLTLTYFLLELSFIGKNIINNFVCQHAAIISVSCSDPYVSQETILVSATFNEISSLLIILTSYAFIFITVRKVPSTEGRHKAFSTCASHLTAITIFHGTILFLYCVPNSKSSWLMVKVASVFYTVVMPMLNPLIYSFRNKDVKETLRKSISTKLLCH; this is encoded by the coding sequence ATGTTAACCTGCCTTCTCCAAAATTTGCTTCTCGTTTCTCTGAATCAGCTTTCCTATTTTGTCCACAGGAACCAAGAAAACCAGAGTGCTGAAGtcactttcattctcttgggCTTCTCAGAATATCCAGGACTCCAGGTGCCTCTGTTCCTGTTATTCTTAACCATCTACACAGTGACTGTGCTGGGGAACCTGGGCATGATTGTGATTATCAAGATCAATCCCAaactccacacccccatgtacttttttctcagctACTTATCCTTTGTTGATTTCTGGTATTCTACTGTAGTTACACCCAAACTACTAGAAAATTTGGTTGTGGAAGACAAAACCATCTCTTTCACAGGATGCATCATGCAATTCTTCTTTGCATGCATATTTGTGGTGACAGAAACATTCATGTTGGTGGTCATGGCGTATGACAGATTTGTGGCAGTTTGTAACCCTCTTCTCTACACAGTTGTAATGTCGCAGAAGCTTTGTTCCTTACTGGTGGCAGCACCATACCTTTGGGGTACAGTCTGTTCCCTGACCCTTACCTACTTTCTATTGGAATTATCCTTCATAGgaaagaatattataaataactttGTCTGTCAGCATGCCGCCATTATCTCTGTGTCTTGCTCTGACCCCTACGTAAGCCAGGAGACCATTTTAGTCTCTGCAACATTCAATGAAATAAGCAGTCTATTGATCATTCTTACTTCCTATGCTTTTATCTTTATCACTGTCAGGAAAGTACCTTCCACCGAGGGGCGCCacaaagccttctccacatgTGCCTCCCACCTGACAGCCATTACCATTTTCCACGGGACCATCCTATTTCTCTACTGTGTTCCTAACTCCAAAAGTTCATGGCTCATGGTCAAGGTAGCCTCTGTCTTTTACACAGTGGTCATGCCCATGCTGAACCCACTGATCTACAGCTTCAGGAACAAAGACGTGAAGGAGACCCTCAGGAAGTCAATCAGTACCAAATTATTATGTCATTAA